Proteins encoded by one window of Xiphias gladius isolate SHS-SW01 ecotype Sanya breed wild chromosome 15, ASM1685928v1, whole genome shotgun sequence:
- the LOC120799616 gene encoding LOW QUALITY PROTEIN: E3 ubiquitin-protein ligase TRIM21-like (The sequence of the model RefSeq protein was modified relative to this genomic sequence to represent the inferred CDS: deleted 1 base in 1 codon) gives MAAANLLSEDQFLCSICLDVFTDPVRTPCGHNVCKNCIDKHWKMNFPMPCPMCKAVFYGRPQLRVNTFISEMVAQFRHKAQQKAGSGSGSGSGSSEQQVAKPADVPCDVCTGTKLKALKSCLVCLTSYCETHLEPHLTLSGLKRHQLIHPVENLEDRMCTKHDKPLELFCKTDQMCVCLMCSVLDHKTHEFVPLKEEYEGKKAALGKTEAEIQQMIRKRRLKIQEIKHSVKISKDDADREKAEGVQVFTALKESVDRGLNELMKEIEEKQKTTEKQAEVFIRDLEQEISVLTKRSTEVEQLSRSEDHLHLLQHFPSLKAAPPTKDWTEVRVRLPSHRGTVVRTVAQLEKTLGKETKKLFEDELKRVQQYAVDVTLDPDTAHPGLILSDDGKEVNDGDVEKNLPDTPERFSSLCVLGKQSFSSARFYYEVQVKGKTAWTLGVSRESINKKGDITLSPEDGYWTIWLRNGNEYEANTDYLDCLSLKSRPEKVGVFVDYEEGLVSFYDVDTAALMYSFTGCSFTERLYPFFSPGLNRGGKNSVPLVVSPVNQTE, from the exons ATGGCTGCTGCAAACCTACTGTCTGAAGATCAGTTTCTGTGCTCCATCTGTCTGGATGTGTTCACTGATCCCGTCAGAACACCATGTGGACACAACGTCTGCAAAAACTGCATAgacaaacactggaaaatgaATTTCCCCATGCCT TGTCCTATGTGTAAAGCAGTTTTCTACGGAAGACCACAGTTGCGGGTCAATACTTTCATCTCTGAGATGGTTGCTCAGTTCAGACACAAAGCTCAACAGAAAGccggcagcggcagcggcagcggcagcggcagctcAGAGCAACAAGTTGCCAAACCAGCAGATGTTCCCTGTGACGTCTGCACTGGAACCAAACTGAAGGCCCTGAAGTCCTGCCTGGTGTGTCTGACCTCCTACTGTGAGACTCACCTGGAGCCTCATCTGACTCTGTCAGGCCTGAAAAGACATCAGCTGATCCACCCCGTGGAGAACCTGGAAGACAGGATGTGTACGAAGCACGATAAACCTCTGGAGCTGTTCTGTAAGACCGACCAGATGTGTGTCTGCTTGATGTGCTCTGTTTTAGATCACAAGACACATGAGTTTGTTCCTCTGaaagaagaatatgaaggaaagaAGGCAGCGCTGGGGAAGACTGAGGCTGAAATTCAGCAGATGATCCGGAAGAGACGACTGAAGATCCAGGAGATCAAACACTCAGTGAAGATCAGTAAAGAtgatgcagacagagagaaagcagaaggTGTTCAGGTCTTCACTGCTCTGAAGGAGTCTGTTGACAGAGGCCTGAACGAGCTCATGAAGGAGATcgaagagaaacagaaaacgaCAGAGAAACAGGCTGAAGTTTTCATCAGAGATCTGGAACAGGAAATCTCTGTGCTGACGAAGAGAAGCACTGAGGTGGAGCAGCTCTCACGCTCTGAagaccacctccacctcctccaacACTTCCCATCCCTGAAAGCTGCTCCACCCACCAAGGACTGGACAGAGGTCAGAGTCCGTCTACCGTCACATCGGGGGACTGTGGTGAGAACTGTGGCTCAGCTGGAGAAGACGCTCGGTAAAGAGACGAAGAAGCTGTTTGAGGATGAGCTGAAGAGGGTCCAGCAGTATGCAGTGGATGTGACTCTTGATCCTGATACAGCACATCCTGGTCTCATCCTTTCTGATGATGGGAAAGAAGTAAATGACGGTGACGTGGAGAAAAATCTCCCAGACACCCCAGAAagattttcttctctctgtgtcttaGGAAAGCAGAGTTTCTCTTCAGCCAGGTTTTACTACGAGGTTCAGGTTAAAGGAAAGACTGCCTGGACTTTAGGAGTGTCCAGAGAGTCGATCAACAAGAAGGGAGACATCACACTGAGCCCTGAGGATGGATACTGGACTATATGGTTGAGAAATGGTAATGAGTACGAAGCTAATACTGACTATCtagactgtctctctctgaagtCTCGGCCTGAGAAGGTGGGGGTGTTTGTGGATTATGAGGAAGGCCTGGTCTCCTTTTATGACGTAGATACTGCAGCTCTCATGTACTCCTTTACTGGCTGCTCCTTCACTGAGAGACTCTACCCATTCTTCAGCCCTGGTCTGAATCGTGGTGGTAAAAACTCTGTCCCCCTGGTCGTCTCTCCCGTCAATCAAACTGAGTAG